Proteins encoded in a region of the Diospyros lotus cultivar Yz01 chromosome 9, ASM1463336v1, whole genome shotgun sequence genome:
- the LOC127809526 gene encoding glucan endo-1,3-beta-glucosidase 3: protein MGLLLFLLLVTVSAASAAGDEDAFIGVNIGTDLSDMPNPTQVVALLKAQNIRHVRLYDADRAMLLALANSGIRVTVSVPNEQLLGIGQSNATAANWVSRNVLAHVPATNITTIAVGSEVLTTLPNAAPVLVSAMKFIKSALVASNLGSDIKVSTPLSTSIILDPFPPSQAFFNRSWDPVMVPLLKFLQSTGSYLMLNVYPYYDYMQSNGVIPLDYALFRPLPPNKEAVDANTLLHYTNVFDATIDATYFAMSYLNITNIPVVVTESGWPSKGDSMEPDATLSNANTYNSNLIRHVLNKTGTPKHPGIAVSTYIYELYNEDLRPGSVSEKNWGLFDANGVPVYILHLTGSGTVLANDTTNQTYCVAKDGADPKMLQAALDWACGPGKVDCSPLVQGQPCYEPDNVAAHATYAFDAYYHKMGMADGTCNFNGVGTVTTTDPSHGSCRFSGSTGRNGTFINGTSLAPSSNSTASGCLSRHPYYGDVLVRCMTTISILLLSGAVFL, encoded by the exons ATGGGTTTATTgctgtttcttcttcttgtaaCAGTCTCTGCTGCTTCTGCTGCTGGTGATGAAG ATGCTTTTATTGGTGTGAACATAGGTACAGACCTCTCTGACATGCCAAACCCAACTCAGGTCGTGGCCCTCCTCAAGGCTCAGAATATCCGCCATGTGAGACTTTATGATGCTGACCGAGCCATGCTACTGGCGCTTGCAAATTCTGGAATTCGTGTAACTGTTTCTGTTCCCAATGAACAACTTCTAGGCATTGGCCAATCCAACGCAACTGCTGCCAACTGGGTTTCCCGCAATGTTCTGGCCCATGTCCCCGCTACCAACATCACAACCATTGCTGTTGGATCTGAAGTCCTTACAACCCTCCCAAATGCAGCTCCCGTCCTAGTCTCTGccatgaaatttataaaatctgCTCTGGTTGCTTCCAATCTTGGTTCAGATATCAAAGTTTCTACACCACTTTCTACATCCATTATCCTTGATCCCTTCCCACCTTCCCAAGCATTTTTCAATCGTTCTTGGGACCCAGTCATGGTTCCTTTGCTTAAGTTTTTGCAGTCCACAGGGTCATACCTTATGCTTAATGTATACCCTTATTATGATTACATGCAATCAAATGGCGTGATTCCATTGGACTATGCACTTTTCCGTCCTCTCCCTCCAAACAAGGAAGCTGTGGATGCTAACACGCTCCTTCACTACACTAATGTCTTTGATGCAACAATTGATGCAACTTATTTTGCAATGTCCTATCTCAACATCACGAATATCCCTGTTGTAGTGACCGAGTCAGGCTGGCCTTCCAAAGGTGACTCCATGGAGCCAGATGCCACACTCAGCAATGCTAACACTTACAATAGCAACCTAATTAGGCATGTGCTGAACAAAACCGGGACTCCAAAACACCCGGGGATTGCAGTGAGTACCTATATTTATGAGCTTTACAATGAAGACTTGAGACCTGGATCTGTTTCGGAGAAGAATTGGGGGCTTTTTGATGCTAATGGAGTTCCGGTATACATCCTACACTTGACTGGTTCGGGGACAGTGTTGGCAAATGACACTACAAATCAGACCTATTGTGTGGCAAAGGATGGAGCTGACCCAAAGATGCTACAAGCAGCCTTAGATTGGGCTTGTGGACCAGGAAAAGTGGATTGCTCTCCCTTGGTGCAGGGGCAACCTTGTTATGAACCTGATAATGTGGCTGCACATGCCACTTACGCTTTTGATGCATATTATCACAAGATGGGTATGGCTGACGGGACCTGTAACTTCAATGGGGTTGGTACTGTCACTACTACAGATCCAA GTCATGGTTCCTGTAGGTTTTCAGGAAG CACTGGGAGAAACGGCACCTTCATAAACGGCACATCACTGGCTCCATCTTCAAACTCAACTGCATCCGGCTGCTTGTCGCGACATCCCTACTATGGAGATGTGTTGGTGAGATGTATGACGACTATTAGCATTCTGCTGTTGAGTGGTGCAGTGTTCTTGTAA